ATATTCAGTTGTTCTAGTTGTCTCCCGAAGCCTTACCGTTGGTGGACTTCAGCCagttcctcttccttctcccgAGTGACTCTCTCCACCTCGAGCCGTAGCCTCGCTCGGACTTCTGACACCTCCACTTTCATCCTGCGGTTCTCCTCCTCCGTCAGCACCAGCCGGTCGGCAAACTCCTGCCGGATCACCTCGGCCAGGCTTCGGCGCTCCGTCACCAGCTTATCCCTGGTCTGGAAAGGGGGAAAACGACATGGACTCTGTGTGATTCCATTTGCTGCGTACATTTAGATGAATGCTGCTCACTGACTGCTACACAGAGGAGAAGAGTAGCAGAAAGGTAAGAAGAAGCTTAATGTGAGGTAGGGgtggagaaaaacaatcaaaaatcCTATGTATCGGGATATCTTTGCGCCGATTTTTATAATAGATTATTTCACTCtagaatcaatattttatacatttttatttgtaccaatgattcacctaattattttctgtttatacgcTACAGGCAACTACATATCTGTAGCAGAAAATCCACGTTATGCTGTTCCTtacaaataaatgtcagactgacgtGTGATATgtattcttcttagaaaactatcagtttttagaaatgtctcctGATATAATGTGATATAAGTGTTTATTcaacttgtgtttgtgttaaataaGGAAGAGTAAAtcacaatactcaatactatcatatcgcaataaatgaaaatcgcaATAAAAATCCAATCGACACCCATGTATGGAGATAGAATCAAATCGGGTCAAAAGCATATTGTCTCAGTCCTAATGTGGGCCTTCAGAAGAAAGATAAAAGAACGTGGGgcttgagtttttttattataaatggtCGATATGTTTGCTCCTTACCTGTGTGATGTCTTCCGTCTCCTGTTCTTTCTGTCGGAGCAGGGCCTGGAGTCTAATCagctctccctccatctccatctGCTGCTTCCTCAACTCCTGTTGTTTCTCCACAGCCGTCCTCTCGGAGCGCTCCAGCTCCCTCAGCTCCGTCTCGTATTTGTCCCTCACACGCTTCACCCTGTGAACGGTGTCAAGTAACGGCTGGtgttagagcccgaccgataaaggatgtTTAAGGCAGATACCAATACGAGCaattggttatttaaaaatcttatATGCCAATAtatagtgcagggaaatatgatccgccgtgagcacaagtatttcattttgaaaattaaccagatgttttgcttgattttgtttctttgctcaacttcctgtcccgcatAATTTGctgtgtgctgaattgctgcggagctcccTGACGTCTGGCAAAAACAGAAGCTCAGCGTATCAGCTCCGAGACGGAGTCAGAACGCAGTcagagaaaatacacacattgactttaatggaaacctattgGCTCAGCTGCCGTTCCACAGTGGAAATCAGGGGTCAGGAAGTAGAGCCGTTGTCTACCAATTGGCAGGTTGGTGGTTCAAATGACCATTTATAGTGTAACGCTGTAAACTGGGAGCTACATTCTCTTTCTTGTATTGTGTTAAATAAGCATTAGAACTAGGTGCAACtggcctgaacacacacacacagacacacatacacacctgttTTCAGCTGCCCTCTCACACTCCTCTTTGTCCTTGCTGGTCTCCTCCTCCAGTGTCCAGATGGCGAGCTCAATCTCTTTGTCGCGTTCTTGCCGCAGCTCTTCTTTCAGTTCGCGCTCGCGACTCAGCAGCCACGCTTCCTGTGGACACACAAACCACATGCTGTCTGTCCTGGCTGCTTCGGACCTCAAAACAAACCACACCCAGGTTCAAATAAACCCGTCATTTGCTTATTAACGGCGTCACTGATGTGTTCCTGTTTTCGTAGACCGGCAGCATAGATGAATGCGAGCATATCAACACACCTCTTTTCTCTTGTAGTTTTCCTCCCACGTCTGCTTTTCGATGTCCAGACGTTCTTGTAACGCCTTCATCTCCACCTGGTCACGCAAACAACACTTTAGTTTCACTGTAGTCCTGATAACTGCCTTAGATCTGTCTGATGGATGCTAATAGCGAGCAGGGCTGGGTATCAATAAAAACTTGTTAAGACCCACACCGCGACTTCAACACAGGTTCTTGAGCGGTACGTTTTCGATACCAATTTCATAAAATCTCTGTtaacccaaaaaataaatgatgaaattaCAGTGCTAACCTTTAGTTCTAGCTCCTTTGCACTGATGTGACGCCTCTCAAAatactaatacacacacaggtgagCCCCGTTGCAGTTGTGTAACTCTACAGCCAACAACAAACATGTATAGATCTTGGTAAAAGCGTGCTGAATGCgactcactgacgctgatgagagtCACTCCTTAGGTAGTGGAATTTAGTATTGAATGAAAAGGCACTTTTTGATACTACTTTTGATAGTTTGAAGGGAATTTGGTCTGTGcttaaaaatagttaaaaagtTAATTAAGTTCAGTAACAATAGCTAGCTTGCAAGTATTATGTTAACTAATGTTAGCTGGCGCCATATGCAACATTCAACACCCAATCACAAACACTCTTAGGTCTTGGTAGAAGGCTGCTGCGTGCTTATTGGCTAACTGACGCTGATTCAATGTACTCAGGTGTTAgaatttggtattgaataacaaaggcatttttcaacactctagatactttagaggcaattcagTCGGTGATTCCGTTGAAGTTCGGTACCCGGCCCTGATAGAGTATAGAGTTCTCCTGTACTGTTTGTGCGTGTCACCTGGTGTCTCCTCTCCTGTTCCTCTCTGGTCTTGTCCAGCTCGTCTCTGAGAGCTCGTCCAGCCAGAGAGCTGTTGTCCTCCAGCTGTCTCCGCAGATCCTCCAGCTCAGCACGCTGCCTgccagacaaacacaaacaagagcCTTACACAGTATCTCTACATTAATCATCAAGTACAGCTGATTCATTCAGGAGTTTTTGGTCAAAGTGCAAATGGAAAATGATTCTTTGAAACATTATTGTTGCAGGTAGGAAATACATATAGTCAGTTTGCTGCTTACAGGAAGCGTCATCAATGTGGGCTAATATTATTGGGGTTCAActactgtatgcatgtaaatACACTGCTGGGCTCAACATTAAGGCTTGACCGGGACAAGTGGATTCTTTGTAAGGCAAGTGGGAGAAGGAGAAATGTATtactattaaaaatgtattaatttatcaTAAATTTATTCTGAAGACTATAACGATGACCAACCACTGGACCATTTTGGGGAAACATTCTCTTGTGCAACAAACAACTCTGGTTTATGACTTCCTattttgacctttgaccctacCTCGCAGCCAGCTGAGCCAGCCTCTCCTTCTCATCGGCCACCTCCTTGTAGAGTCGccttctctgctgctgcagggACAGCTCCTCCTCCTGAAGCTGCTTTTCatatctgacacacacacacacacacacacacacacacacacacacacacacacacacacacacacacacacaaacacaaacataatcaATGTATTGTTATTAGGAGAAATGTTCCAatgatatttttttccttctatatACCGTTTCCGACACCTGAACTTGCGTAACGGCCAACAATGAACTCCACAAAACTTCCTTTTACCACATTGGTCCGAATATAAGACAACCCTTTTTCAAGACTAATTTTTGGAATAAGGTATGCCTACCTCTGCTTGGCTagttccctctctctctgacattgctcgtccttctccctctccagcTGTAAGCGGAGCTCCTCACACTGGCGGACGTAGCGCTGGGCCGCGCGGTCGTCTGCCTGCAACAGCTCCGCCTCGTGGAGCGTCCGCAGCTTTTTCAGCTCCTGTTTGTGCTTGGAAATCAGCTTCTGGATCTCTGGCTCCAGGCCTGAGGGAGGGGGAGGAACAGTTCAGGTTCTGTGGCTGCTGCAAGATGTTTACGGCTTACCGGATAAACCTCTCCTGGGGAAAACACGGGATGAttcatgtttttgaaatacCATAGTAATAGTAGTCCAGTAATTCTGGAGAGTCATGAGTCAGATTACTGtaaggcagttttatttttagggCTAAATATCGGTGTCAACAGAAGTAAATAGACCTTAACTGTCCCTAagtgaagaaatacaaacaaatgtgggttctcaaacacacacttcattagGACTGGCTGATGACAGTCTGTGACCTTTCATGGAATCAGCAGATCACACGCAGGGTATAGTGGAAGAAAGAGCTGCAACGTATGgttacttttttattgtcagTTAGTTGTCTggtgtttaaaatgtcagaaaattgtaaaaaaaaatatggatcagtgtttcccaaagctcaagacgacgtcctcaaatgtcttgttttgttcataactcaaaaaatattcagtttactgtcacaaaggaaagaagaaactacaaacatgttcacatttaacaagctggaatcagagaattttcaAACAGAGTTTCAAAgtatttaatcaattaatctatGCAGCTCTAGTGGAAGAACATTGTAAGTTTTTGCAAACAAAGCTACGTCTTTGTTCCCGCTGCCCTTAACAAGCCGGAAAATGCAACAGCCAGAACGAATAAATCAAtgaatttaaaatactttacttACTTGCTGCACAATATATCTATAAACTACAAATGggactctttcttttttgtgctgcctttcattttcaaatcaatGTTCATATATTCAATCAAAAAATGTTGGAATTGATtacctttaatttgttttaagttCTACAAGTAGTTGCTGTATTCTAGAAGAATACTGAAAGTAGAAGAAATGCAGAACAGAGCAGCCCAATAAACCACTCTTTCATAATAGACACAAAGCAGTATGCATCTTTGAGTTTGATATGAGAAGAGCCGAGTCCTTTCAGAGCCAATGTGATCCCtgaaaaaaagctgaagttatGCCAAATTCTTGCTAAAGGATACCTGACACCCGCACagtgaatgaaaataaaagtgtacTTGGGAGCTGACAGGTAAAAAGTAGAATTACACAGCATTACATTAGACACATTTGCTTATGTATGCCCTGATCTTTACAGAGCATTAGTAAAGAGGATTTAATCTCACATTTCCGAGCTCTGTCTACAGTACCTTTGACAGTGATCTCTTTGATCTTCTTGGTTTTCTCGTCAATCCATTTCTCCCGGCGGATCTTCTCCGTGGCACTCATAAGCTCTTTTAACTTCTTGATTTCCTGtagagggaaggaggggggaTTATGGTCGTGGTCTGGTGTCAGAGTGAAGTGATAGAAATGTGACTTATTCAAGTCAAGGGAGGTACTTTGACAACCATTTAGCAACTCAAGAGGTACACATGTTACAGGATCGAGATAAAAGGAAAAGGGGAGTCCAAACTAATTCTGGGCAAGGCAATAAAACTCATAACATCAATGTAAGCTTTATGTCTAAATCTAGAGATCATTGAGAAAAGACTAGGAAACTCACATGCAGACAGCCTGTTCAACAGCAGTTGTGAGGGACagacaaatgaaaggaaaaaggaatGGCAGAATGAGatgatgagatgagatgatCGTGCCAAGGATGACTGGGttagaggagaaaaaaaaaagttacctcACACAAGGGACCCAGAATTTGCCACACCTAAAAGCCAGGAAAAAACAGATATAAAGACAAGGACAGTGAATAAGGAGTGATTGAGAGGAAGACGAAGAGACggggaaaacagagaaaagacagTTAACAACGGCAGCACTGCAAGAAAGCAAGTATTACAACGAGATCACACAAGACGCGAAGCAGAAAAGTGGAAGTTGTTTGCAGAGACAACTTAGAGCTACACATGCAAATTCTTTAATAAAATATCTTAACTGAAACATGGAATATAATTGTGACTTGGCTTTGTCAGCTGGTGTCTCACCATTTCATGTTGCTCCTGCATTTGTGCGATCTTCTTGGTGTACTTTTGGTCCACCTGCTTCAGTTCTCCCACCACTCCTTCACAGCGCTCATTTAAACTCTTCTTATCATTGATCAGCTGAAGAAAAGACAGAACATACTTGAGACCACGAGGAAAGACAGAAGCATGTAAGGTCATgctcacacaaaaaaagtgttgactAGAAAACGAcataatacaatattatataaaacaaaGCGGCCGAGCGATCTAGAGAATGAACAGCGAGAGGGAGTGGTTCCCTGAACAGTCGGTCATATCACATGACTCGCTGTGCTTCCACACTAGCACAGGTCTATCTAGTATTTATCGGCACGTACtccagtttttgttgttgttatggaaATGACAGGTCAGCTGTTGAAAAGGTGCTTGCCGTAGGGTCAAGGGTTGAACTTTCTCAACTTCAAAATGACACtgagctgcagaaaaaaacttCATCGTTGGCGTTTAGGAAAAAGAGGACATTTCTGAAAACACTGAGTCTTTAGGATTATAATGCAGGAAACACAGTGAAGTGCCCTGAATAGCCATGAAGCACTGCTATTTTCACTTCGGCGCCCATGTTATCTAATCTGCACCGGCAGTGCGTAGGCTCTGTCGTGCAAAACAGACGCTGGCAGTTTCATTAAAAGACGCCAAGCGTGGACATGGGCCAAGAAAGGTTTGAAGCAGCTGGGAGTAGATTGTGTTTGTACACCAACCTGATCAATGAATGTGAGGTGTCTCTGGATGGTGGCTTCAAACTGTTCCTTCTGGAGctggaagtttctgttcagctcCTTCTCGGTCTCCTTCACGTGTCTCACCGTGAGCTCCCTCTGCTGGGCCTGGTGGACGGGGGAGGAGAGAAAGGTGTTGTCATCTCCAGCAGCTTATAAGACCAGAGTCATTTacattaaatgtgtgtgcatttcccCCCACCAGTGCGCTCTGCAGCATGTTGACTGTGCGTTTTTTCTCCTCCAGCTCCATCTTGATCCTCATCATGGAGCCAGTGATTTCGGCGGCGGTGGCAGACGCCTGCTCGACACCAACCAGCTCCTCCTCCGACAACACAGCCTGAGAACACACAGGGGCCATTCAACACATGTGAATGTTTTGGCATTTGGTTTTCAATCAGGAAATGCCACAACAACAGGATTAACATAATCTGAAAATGGACAGACGCTGACCTCTCTGTGAGACCCTGAAGTAACCGAGCGTGGTCTCTCCTGTTCAGACTTCTCCATCTCATCCAGGAAGCTCATGATGCTCTGCAGCTTGGCCTCGGAGAGCAGGGCGCCCCCATCTGGCAGGGCCGGATGGTGACTTAGCTGGCCGTGACGCTCCAGGTTGTCAGTGGTCAGAGAGGTGGAGTCTCCGTCCTTTAGCGGGGCGCAATGGAGATGCAGGACAGTGACgtcataatcacaattatatTGGTCAACATTGAAACCACGATCGTTGAACacgattactcattgacttctggaaagatgtttgaaaacagcaaaatagGTAAACAAATCAACAGCGAAAACACCTTGAACAGTAACATTCCCCTTATTCCTTTTCCTGTTTGGACCGTTAGTATTTGattacacaagacaaaataagaattTACCTGCTAAAcgtaatgtgaaaaataatcacACACAATTATTTTGCACCGCCCTATCACTGAATTAACAAAGTGTCTTTCTGgtcaaagaaatacaaaacaagtcTACTACATAACTAGGAAAGTAAGCCTTTAGGTCAGAggtctttattgttttttaggccaaggaaagagagactgagaagGGATCCCCTACTACATGCTTTGTAAAATTAAGCTGCATATGAAACTGGGCCTATAATAATGTGTAAGTCAACCAAAAACCCCCTAAACTACTAGCCAGTAAGTCTTTAATCATGTTATTATAATCACAATCCCAAATATGAGATGTATTTTTGCtaatgttggattcatgtttatgtatattttctgACATAACCCCTGCAATAAGTCTGAGGCCACCCTaagggtcccggaccccctttGTAGATCCCTGCTTTAGGGTGACATGCCGCGTTGCTTTGAGGAAGTCTCACCTCATCTATCCAGGCGTATTTCTCTTTGCTGTAGCACTTTGGCTCCGACAGCCTCTCCGGCTCCTCCTCTAACAGCTTCAGGGTGTCCAGCAGCTCGTTGAGGGTGGTTTTGGACTGAGCCCTGCTGGACAACGCTCCCTGCCGCTGGTCCTCCACACTCACAGACCTCTGCAGGATCTCCTAGAGCACAGAGACAACAAACAGGCTTGGAATGGGACCAAATCAAAGAACTGCCTCAGCATTTTCGCACTGGCAGATGGATCAGTaactttttccacattaaaaGTGCAGTTGgacatttgttgttatttacctGGGAACACTGGGAACCTCTGCAATTGGACAAAGCTGGCGAAACAGCTCTGAAGCTGGACAGCTCACCCAACTCAGCCACAATATTCAAATTGGAGTCTGTGGAAACATGTAAAGGCTCCGGTTATTACAGGGTTCTCTAACATACGTTAGTTCCCACTTTCCTTGTCTTGACAggtcacctttttattttttagagacgttacctccTTGCTGACCACATTCAACAGGTAAGGCTGGATACCGAAATGCGTTGAAGTGATGATTTTAGTCTTATTCTTTTTGCTCACTATATTTTTCAAGTTATGCTACCTTAGGCTCCATTAGGCTCACCTGTGTTTTTAGCTTTCACGTCTGTGGGCGACATCGGGCTGTTGTTGCTCGGTGAGGCAGGA
This sequence is a window from Etheostoma cragini isolate CJK2018 chromosome 21, CSU_Ecrag_1.0, whole genome shotgun sequence. Protein-coding genes within it:
- the cep131 gene encoding centrosomal protein of 131 kDa isoform X2 translates to MHATRSPSSIPTGVPGDALDLSLSGSQLSMSRRPSSASPGKYFSRSVSVSVASDSRGKRNTLSDVSSGSSRSIKNLRRSNSTTQVNQQANISFSREPSEDYLALFDSSSDGRKKLASLSKASPDRTTWNILDDQPRVFPVHSSPRSTGSADTPTGLKKREPGIALAATFTANNRSNKGAVGNSVTTILHNNYSEKPLTPKSSNQRPSFNNILKATANDEVSQDNSSLTKSQKNFSSASSTSNNRSPVSAQRGSPVLSRRREVTEEEAERFIQQVNQAAVTIQRWYRHHAQRQHTNQAALKRILASKRKEWEERTEEDGRLEPQQKKEEDRKRIREEKARLARLAAIQELQQKRARRVAEVQHAAEVELESSRQTGVAGRKKQPKLSLSNKSPASPSNNSPMSPTDVKAKNTDSNLNVVADFAELSFRAISPASSNHRGSQCSQDQEDRAEVDICPEQQHPQNDRKIIRKEKARLARLAATQVNTSEGLQQKRAQQVAEAQHAAEVEPESSRQTGVVGRKIPPKISLSKGPASPSNNSPMSPTDVKAKNTDSNLNIVAELGELSSFRAVSPALSNCRGSQCSQEILQRSVSVEDQRQGALSSRAQSKTTLNELLDTLKLLEEEPERLSEPKCYSKEKYAWIDEDGDSTSLTTDNLERHGQLSHHPALPDGGALLSEAKLQSIMSFLDEMEKSEQERPRSVTSGSHREAVLSEEELVGVEQASATAAEITGSMMRIKMELEEKKRTVNMLQSALAQQRELTVRHVKETEKELNRNFQLQKEQFEATIQRHLTFIDQLINDKKSLNERCEGVVGELKQVDQKYTKKIAQMQEQHEMEIKKLKELMSATEKIRREKWIDEKTKKIKEITVKGLEPEIQKLISKHKQELKKLRTLHEAELLQADDRAAQRYVRQCEELRLQLEREKDEQCQRERELAKQRYEKQLQEEELSLQQQRRRLYKEVADEKERLAQLAARQRAELEDLRRQLEDNSSLAGRALRDELDKTREEQERRHQVEMKALQERLDIEKQTWEENYKRKEEAWLLSRERELKEELRQERDKEIELAIWTLEEETSKDKEECERAAENRVKRVRDKYETELRELERSERTAVEKQQELRKQQMEMEGELIRLQALLRQKEQETEDITQTRDKLVTERRSLAEVIRQEFADRLVLTEEENRRMKVEVSEVRARLRLEVERVTREKEEELAEVHQRVKAAILKKEETVNNLRKQHEAALKRADHLEALWEQQRKQLLEK
- the cep131 gene encoding centrosomal protein of 131 kDa isoform X4, translating into MHATRSPSSIPTGVPGDALDLSLSGSQLSMSRRPSSASPGKYFSRSVSVSVASDSRGKRNTLSDVSSGSSRSIKNLRRSNSTTQVNQQANISFSREPSEDYLALFDSSSDGRKKLASLSKASPDRTTWNILDDQPRVFPVHSSPRSTGSADTPTGLKKREPGIALAATFTANNRSNKGAVGNSVTTILHNNYSEKPLTPKSSNQRPSFNNILKATANDEVSQDNSSLTKSQKNFSSASSTSNNRSPVSAQRGSPVLSRRREVTEEEAERFIQQVNQAAVTIQRWYRHHAQRQHTNQAALKRILASKRKEWEERTEEDGRLEPQQKKEEDRKRIREEKARLARLAAIQGLQQKRAQQVAEAQHAAEVEPESSRQTGVVGRKIPPKISLSKGPASPSNNSPMSPTDVKAKNTDSNLNIVAELGELSSFRAVSPALSNCRGSQCSQEILQRSVSVEDQRQGALSSRAQSKTTLNELLDTLKLLEEEPERLSEPKCYSKEKYAWIDEDGDSTSLTTDNLERHGQLSHHPALPDGGALLSEAKLQSIMSFLDEMEKSEQERPRSVTSGSHREAVLSEEELVGVEQASATAAEITGSMMRIKMELEEKKRTVNMLQSALAQQRELTVRHVKETEKELNRNFQLQKEQFEATIQRHLTFIDQLINDKKSLNERCEGVVGELKQVDQKYTKKIAQMQEQHEMVWQILGPLCEEIKKLKELMSATEKIRREKWIDEKTKKIKEITVKGLEPEIQKLISKHKQELKKLRTLHEAELLQADDRAAQRYVRQCEELRLQLEREKDEQCQRERELAKQRYEKQLQEEELSLQQQRRRLYKEVADEKERLAQLAARQRAELEDLRRQLEDNSSLAGRALRDELDKTREEQERRHQVEMKALQERLDIEKQTWEENYKRKEEAWLLSRERELKEELRQERDKEIELAIWTLEEETSKDKEECERAAENRVKRVRDKYETELRELERSERTAVEKQQELRKQQMEMEGELIRLQALLRQKEQETEDITQTRDKLVTERRSLAEVIRQEFADRLVLTEEENRRMKVEVSEVRARLRLEVERVTREKEEELAEVHQRVKAAILKKEETVNNLRKQHEAALKRADHLEALWEQQRKQLLEK
- the cep131 gene encoding centrosomal protein of 131 kDa isoform X1, with amino-acid sequence MHATRSPSSIPTGVPGDALDLSLSGSQLSMSRRPSSASPGKYFSRSVSVSVASDSRGKRNTLSDVSSGSSRSIKNLRRSNSTTQVNQQANISFSREPSEDYLALFDSSSDGRKKLASLSKASPDRTTWNILDDQPRVFPVHSSPRSTGSADTPTGLKKREPGIALAATFTANNRSNKGAVGNSVTTILHNNYSEKPLTPKSSNQRPSFNNILKATANDEVSQDNSSLTKSQKNFSSASSTSNNRSPVSAQRGSPVLSRRREVTEEEAERFIQQVNQAAVTIQRWYRHHAQRQHTNQAALKRILASKRKEWEERTEEDGRLEPQQKKEEDRKRIREEKARLARLAAIQELQQKRARRVAEVQHAAEVELESSRQTGVAGRKKQPKLSLSNKSPASPSNNSPMSPTDVKAKNTDSNLNVVADFAELSFRAISPASSNHRGSQCSQDQEDRAEVDICPEQQHPQNDRKIIRKEKARLARLAATQVNTSEGLQQKRAQQVAEAQHAAEVEPESSRQTGVVGRKIPPKISLSKGPASPSNNSPMSPTDVKAKNTDSNLNIVAELGELSSFRAVSPALSNCRGSQCSQEILQRSVSVEDQRQGALSSRAQSKTTLNELLDTLKLLEEEPERLSEPKCYSKEKYAWIDEDGDSTSLTTDNLERHGQLSHHPALPDGGALLSEAKLQSIMSFLDEMEKSEQERPRSVTSGSHREAVLSEEELVGVEQASATAAEITGSMMRIKMELEEKKRTVNMLQSALAQQRELTVRHVKETEKELNRNFQLQKEQFEATIQRHLTFIDQLINDKKSLNERCEGVVGELKQVDQKYTKKIAQMQEQHEMVWQILGPLCEEIKKLKELMSATEKIRREKWIDEKTKKIKEITVKGLEPEIQKLISKHKQELKKLRTLHEAELLQADDRAAQRYVRQCEELRLQLEREKDEQCQRERELAKQRYEKQLQEEELSLQQQRRRLYKEVADEKERLAQLAARQRAELEDLRRQLEDNSSLAGRALRDELDKTREEQERRHQVEMKALQERLDIEKQTWEENYKRKEEAWLLSRERELKEELRQERDKEIELAIWTLEEETSKDKEECERAAENRVKRVRDKYETELRELERSERTAVEKQQELRKQQMEMEGELIRLQALLRQKEQETEDITQTRDKLVTERRSLAEVIRQEFADRLVLTEEENRRMKVEVSEVRARLRLEVERVTREKEEELAEVHQRVKAAILKKEETVNNLRKQHEAALKRADHLEALWEQQRKQLLEK
- the cep131 gene encoding centrosomal protein of 131 kDa isoform X3; amino-acid sequence: MHATRSPSSIPTGVPGDALDLSLSGSQLSMSRRPSSASPGKYFSRSVSVSVASDSRGKRNTLSDVSSGSSRSIKNLRRSNSTTQVNQQANISFSREPSEDYLALFDSSSDGRKKLASLSKASPDRTTWNILDDQPRVFPVHSSPRSTGSADTPTGLKKREPGIALAATFTANNRSNKGAVGNSVTTILHNNYSEKPLTPKSSNQRPSFNNILKATANDEVSQDNSSLTKSQKNFSSASSTSNNRSPVSAQRGSPVLSRRREVTEEEAERFIQQVNQAAVTIQRWYRHHAQRQHTNQAALKRILASKRKEWEERTEEDGRLEPQQKKEEDRKRIREEKARLARLAAIQELQQKRARRVAEVQHAAEVELESSRQTGVAGRKKQPKLSLSNKSPASPSNNSPMSPTDVKAKNTDSNLNIVAELGELSSFRAVSPALSNCRGSQCSQEILQRSVSVEDQRQGALSSRAQSKTTLNELLDTLKLLEEEPERLSEPKCYSKEKYAWIDEDGDSTSLTTDNLERHGQLSHHPALPDGGALLSEAKLQSIMSFLDEMEKSEQERPRSVTSGSHREAVLSEEELVGVEQASATAAEITGSMMRIKMELEEKKRTVNMLQSALAQQRELTVRHVKETEKELNRNFQLQKEQFEATIQRHLTFIDQLINDKKSLNERCEGVVGELKQVDQKYTKKIAQMQEQHEMVWQILGPLCEEIKKLKELMSATEKIRREKWIDEKTKKIKEITVKGLEPEIQKLISKHKQELKKLRTLHEAELLQADDRAAQRYVRQCEELRLQLEREKDEQCQRERELAKQRYEKQLQEEELSLQQQRRRLYKEVADEKERLAQLAARQRAELEDLRRQLEDNSSLAGRALRDELDKTREEQERRHQVEMKALQERLDIEKQTWEENYKRKEEAWLLSRERELKEELRQERDKEIELAIWTLEEETSKDKEECERAAENRVKRVRDKYETELRELERSERTAVEKQQELRKQQMEMEGELIRLQALLRQKEQETEDITQTRDKLVTERRSLAEVIRQEFADRLVLTEEENRRMKVEVSEVRARLRLEVERVTREKEEELAEVHQRVKAAILKKEETVNNLRKQHEAALKRADHLEALWEQQRKQLLEK